A genomic window from Labrus bergylta chromosome 7, fLabBer1.1, whole genome shotgun sequence includes:
- the ckap5 gene encoding cytoskeleton-associated protein 5 isoform X1: MGDESEWMKLPIDQKCEHKVWKARLNGYEEALKLFQRIGDEKSPEWGKYLGLIKKFVTDSNAVAQLKGLEAALAFVENAHVAGKTTGEVVSGVVTKVFNQPKARAKELGTDICLMYIEIEKAEVVQEELLKGLENKNPKIVVTCFEALRRALSEFGSKIVTLKPVVKALPKQFESREKAVRDEAKLLAIEIYKWIRDALRPPLQSINSVQLKELEEEWVKLPTSPPKQTRFLRSQQDLKAKFEQHQAQGGDQSDGDDEVDTVAPVDPYELLEAVEILSKLPKDFYDKIEAKKWQERKEALEAVETLTKNPKIENGEYGDLVRALTKVVGKDANVMLVTLAAKCLAGLAAGLRKKFGTYAGHVVPTLLEKFKEKKPQVVQALQEAMDAIFYTTTLQNMSEDILGVMDNKNPSIKQHASLFLARSFRHCTQATLPKSVLKPLCAALIKQVNDSAPEVREAAFEALGTAMKVVGEKAVNPFLSDLDKLKLDKIKECADKVELPGGKKGAGGGADKKPAAKAPPPAEAPPKSSGPPKKSQASASSKPSAGPAKKGKPAAAAGGKTKKTSDNKEVVETELSIEVCEELAAGVLPASCLQQLDSTNWKERLASMEEFQKAVETMDKAVMPCQALVRMLAKKPGWKETNFQVMQMKLHVVALIAQRGQFSKTSASVVLEGLVDKVGDVKCGGNAKEGLTAIGEACSLPWTAEQLVSMVFAQKNPKNQAESLNWLANAMKEFGFAGINVKAFINNVKTALGATNPVIRSSAITLLGVMYLYMGAPLRMFFEDEKPALLAQIDAEFEKMQGQSPPAPTRLTKKAAAMDAGDDGEELEEDGGGGGGGGGGQDIMDLLPRTDISEKITPDLVSKIEDKNWKIRKEGLDETAAIISEAKFITANIGDLPLALKGRLGDSNKILVQQTLTILQQLATAMGPGLKQHVKALGIPVITVLGDSKVNVRAAAMATLQAWVEQTGMKDWLEGEDFSEELKRENPFLRQEVLGWLAEKLPTLRSVPADLMLCVPQLYICLEDRNGDVRKKAQDALPTFMMHIGYDKMLKATGKLKTSSKDQVAGMLEKARAVMPAKPAAPAKAGGKGSAEPRAPSATRSQPAADDCDSKPEVKKVRGGAAAKKPSSPPEESAPPPSSKDKDSNASKKPLGKGKAAAGSQQGAAGKKPAAKGLKDDEDRSGPIFILIPNAKEQRIKEEKQLKALKWNFMTPRDEYVEQLKTQMSTCFAKWLQDELFHFDFQRHVKAIGVMIERMENESEATISCLDLILKWFTLRFFDTNTTVLMKVLEYLKLLFAMLNREDYHLTEYEANSFIPYLILKVGESKDGVRKDVRAILGMLCKVYPASKVFPLLMDGTKSKNSKQRAECLEELGCLIEGYGMNVCQPTPAKSLKEIAVHIGDRDTSVRNAALNTVVAVYNVCGEQVYKLIGNLSEKDMSMLEERIKRSAKKTAAAPAKPSAPERAQREHPTNPNATFLRKPAQEDPNKLKIMYRTYRIQARQNAQHSESSHPSIPREFQLDLDMIEMDQSRVCELPDLVQHKLDELLEPIMIPEPKMRSVSPHFDDLHNSTASTINFVISQVASGDINTSIQALAQIDEVLLQEDKAEVMSGHIDQFLIATFMQLRLIYSTHMADDRLPKKDIIRLYSCIIGNMLSLFSMESLAREASMGVLKDLMHGLITLMLDGRVEDIEDGQQLIRSVNLLVIRVLEKSDQTNMISALLVLLQDSLVATAGPPMFSDLVMKCLWRIIRFLPETIDSINLDRILLDVHNFMKVFPKEKLKQLKNDVPHRTLKTLLHTLCKLTGPKILDHLSMIENRNESELEAHLRRVVKLPGNLSGHKGDRGNEKGGLRMDDRMSKSKVSDILSEIFKKIGSKENTKEGLTELYEYKQKYSDADLEPFLKNTSQFFQSYVERGLRMIESEREGKARIQTSAVIPQHGVDSSLSSNNEELKPAVYYERLKILRQRQGLENNARQGIVGGEDEPQHRPPISSLLSSKPSVASSTDMLNSKLSQLKESRELYQQEHNTHSHSPTHTHTRSASPAANLDDLKKRLERIKSNRQ; encoded by the exons AACGACAGGTGAGGTGGTTTCCGGTGTTGTGACCAAAGTGTTCAACCAGCCAAAGGCCCGGGCCAAGGAGCTGGGCACAGACATCTGTCTGATGTACATAGAGATTGAGAAAGCTGAGGTGGTTCAAGAGGAGCTCCTCAAAGGACTGGAAAACAAGAACCCCAAGATAGTGGTGACCTGCTTCGAGGCTCTGCGGAGGGCTCTCAG TGAGTTTGGGTCTAAAATTGTGACGTTGAAGCCAGTAGTGAAGGCTTTACCCAAACAGTTTGAGTCCAGAGAAAAGGCAGTGAGAGATGAAGCCAAACTTCTCGCTATAGAGATCTACAAATGGATCAGAGACGCTCTGAGACCTCCGCTGCAGAGCATTAACTCTGTTCAG ctgaaggagctggaggaggagtgGGTGAAGCTGCCTACATCGCCTCCTAAGCAGACCAGGTTCCTGCGCTCACAGCAGGACCTGAAGGCTAAGTTTGAACAGCACCAAGCCCAAGGAGGAGACCAGTCGGATG GAGACGATGAGGTGGACACTGTGGCACCTGTGGATCCTTATGAGCTGCTGGAAGCTGTGGAGATTCTGTCCAAGTTGCCAAAAGACTTCTATGACAAAATA GAAGCTAAAAAGTggcaggagaggaaagaagcTCTGGAGGCTGTGGAGACTCTCACCAAGAACCCCAAAATAGAGAACGGAGAATACGGAGACCTCGTTAGAGCACTGACCAAG GTTGTGGGCAAAGATGCAAACGTGATGCTGGTGACACTGGCAGCGAAATGTCTGGCTGGACTGGCCGCTGGTCTCAGGAAGAAGTTTGGAACATATGCAGGACAT gtGGTTCCAACTCTTCTGGAGAAGTTCAAGGAGAAGAAGCCTCAGGTTGTCCAGGCCCTGCAGGAGGCTATGGACGCCATCTTTTACACA aCCACTCTGCAGAACATGTCGGAGGATATCCTGGGTGTGATGGACAATAAGAATCCTTCTATAAAGCAGCATGCCTCTCTGTTTCTGGCCCGCTCCTTCAGACACTGCACACAGGCCACGCTGCCCAAGAGTGTCCTCAAACCCCTCTGTGCTGCTCTCATCAAG CAAGTGAACGACTCTGCTCCAGAGGTGCGTGAAGCTGCGTTTGAAGCCTTGGGGACGGCCATGAAAGTGGTCGGAGAGAAAGCTGTTAACCCCTTCCTGAGTGACCTGGATAAACTCAAACTGGATAAG ATAAAGGAGTGTGCAGATAAAGTGGAGCTTCCTGGAGGAAAGAAGGGTGCAGGTGGAGGTGCAGATAAGAAGCCAGCAGCTAAGGCTCCTCCCCCTGCTGAAGCCCCACCCAAATCCTCTGGCCCGCCCAAGAAGAGCCAAGCTTCTGCTTCCAGCAAG CCTTCTGCAGGTCCAGCTAAGAAAGGAAaaccagctgcagcagctggtggaaaAACCAAGAAGACATCAGACAACAAAGAAGTGGTAGAGACTGAACTCTCT ATTGAGGTGTGTGAAGAGCTGGCAGCTGGTGTTCTTCCTGcctcctgtctgcagcagctggacTCCACTAACTGGAAGGAGAGACTGGCCAGTATGGAGGAGTTCCAGAAG gctgTTGAGACTATGGATAAGGCAGTGATGCCCTGCCAAGCTTTAGTCCGGATGTTAGCCAAGAAACCCGGCTGGAAAGAGACAAACTTCCAG gtgATGCAGATGAAGCTGCACGTCGTGGCTCTTATAGCTCAGCGGGGACAGTTTTCAAAGACCTCAGCGTCTGTTGTGTTGGAGGGTTTGGTGGATAAGGTTGGAGACGTCAAATGTGGTGGAAATGCCAAAGAGGGACTGACTGCTATTGGAGAGGCCTGCTCTCTGCCTTGGACTGCAGAACAG CTTGTGTCAATGGTATTTGCACAGAAGAATCCCAAAAATCAGGCAGAAAGTCTGAACTGGCTGGCTAATGCCATGAAGGAGTTTGGATTTGCTGG CATCAATGTGAAGGCTTTCATTAACAACGTGAAGACGGCTCTGGGAGCGACTAACCCCGTTATTCGGTCGTCTGCCATCACCCTGCTGGGAGTCATGTACCTGTACATGGGAGCTCCTCTGCGCATGTTCTTTGAAGATGAGAAGCCCGCTCTCCTCGCTCAGATTGACGCCGAGTTTGAGAAG ATGCAGGGACAATCTCCACCGGCTCCAACCAGACTCACCAAGAAGGCAGCTGCGATGGATGCTGGTGATGATGGAGAGGAGCTGgaagaagatggaggaggaggaggaggaggaggaggaggacaagacATCATGGATCTGCTTCCCAGAACAGATATCAG TGAAAAGATAACGCCTGATCTGGTGTCAAAGATTGAGGATAAGAACTGGAAGATCAGGAAGGAGGGACTTGATGAGACTGCGGCCATCATCTCCGAGGCCAAGTTCATCACAGCCAACATCGGGGATCTGCCTTTGGCCCTGAAAGGTCGACTCGGTGACTCCAACAAAATCCTG GTCCAGCAGACCCTGACtatcctgcagcagctggcaACAGCAATGGGACCTGGACTCAAGCAGCATGTTAAGGCACTGGGAATCCCTGTGATCACTGTGTTAGGAGACAGCAAG GTTAATGTACGAGCAGCTGCCATGGCAACTCTACAAGCCTGGGTGGAGCAGACTGGGATGAAGGATTGGCTGGAAGGAGAAGACTTTTCAGAGGAGCTGAAAAGAGAGAATCCCTTCTTACGGcaggag GTGCTCGGCTGGTTAGCAGAGAAACTTCCCACCCTGAGGAGCGTCCCCGCAGATCTCATGCTGTGTGTCCCTCAGCTCTACATCTGCCTGGAGGACCGAAACGGAGACGTGAGGAAGAAAGCTCAGGATGCCCTGCCCACCTTCATGATGCACATCGGCTACGACAAGATGCTCAAAGCTACTGGGAAACTCAAA ACGTCCTCTAAGGATCAGGTCGCAGGCATGTTGGAAAAAGCTCGGGCTGTGATGCCGGCTAAACCTGCAGCTCCTGCCAAAGCTGGAGGAAAAGGCTCTGCAGAGCCGAGAGCACCCTCAG ccACCAGGTCTCAGCCAGCTGCTGATGATTGTGACAGTAAACCTGAGGTGAAGAAGGTCCGAGGAGGAGCGGCTGCGAAGAAG CCCTCCTCCCCTCCTGAGGAATccgcccctcccccttcctccaaGGACAAGGACAGTAATGCTAGTAAAAAGCCGCTGGGCAAAGGGAAGGCTGCAGCTGGCAGTCAACAG GGTGCAGCTGGCAAGAAGCCTGCAGCCAAAGGCCTGAAGGATGATGAAGATAGGTCCGGGCCAATCTTCATCCTTATCCCCAATGCTAAGGAGCAGAGGATCAAGGAGGAGAAGCAGCTAAAG GCCTTGAAATGGAACTTCATGACTCCTCGAGATGAATATGTGGAGCAGCTGAAGACTCAGATGTCCACCTGCTTTGCTAAGTGGCTGCAGGACGAGCTCTTCCACTTCGACTTCCAGAGACACGTCAAGGCCATCGGCGTCATGATTGAG AGGATGGAGAATGAGAGCGAGGCCACCATAAGCTGCCTGGACCTGATCCTGAAGTGGTTCACCCTGCGCTTCTTTGACACCAACACCACGGTCCTGATGAAGGTGTTGGAGTATCTGAAGCTGCTGTTTGCCATGCTGAACAGAGAGGACTACCACCTGACTGAGTATGAGGCCAACTCCTTCATCCCCTACCTCATACTTAAG gtcggAGAGTCCAAGGATGGGGTTCGTAAGGATGTGCGAGCCATACTGGGAATGCTGTGTAAGGTTTACCCTGCATCCAAGGTCTTCCCTTTACTGATGGATGGAACCAAATCCAAGAACTCCAAACAGAGAGCAG AATGTCTGGAGGAGTTGGGATGTTTAATAGAGGGCTATGGGATGAATGTATGCCAACCCACGCCTGCAAAGTCTCTGAAGGAGATCGCTGTTCACATTGGTGACAGAGACACGTCTGTCCGCAACGCTGCGCTGAACACCGTGGTGGCCGTCTACAACGTCTGTGGGGAACAAGTCTACAAACTCATAGGAAAT TTGTCAGAGAAAGACATGAGCATGCTGGAGGAGAGAATCAAGCGCTCAGCGAAGAAGACTGCTGCAGCTCCCGCCAAGCCGAGCGCGCCAGAAAGAGCTCAGAGAGAGCACCCTACAAACCCCAACGCCACCTTTCTCCGCAAACCTGCACAGGAAGACCCGAACAAACTCAA AATAATGTATCGTACATATAGGAT TCAAGCCCGCCAGAACGCCCAACACAGCGAGTCCTCCCACCCGTCCATCCCCAGGGAGTTCCAGTTGGACCTGGACATGATCGAGATGGACCAGAGCAGAGTGTGTGAGCTGCCGGACCTCGTCCAGCACAAGCTGGATGAGCTGCTGGAGCCCATCATGATCCCCGAACCCAA GATGCGTTCCGTCTCTCCACACTTTGACGACCTCCACAACAGCACGGCCTCCACGATCAACTTCGTCATCTCTCAGGTGGCGAGTGGTGACATAAACACCAGCATACAGGCGCTGGCACAG atCGACGAGGTGTTGCTGCAGGAGGACAAAGCAGAAGTCATGTCGGGTCACATCGATCAGTTCCTCATCGCCACCTTCATGCAGCTGAGGCTCATCTACAGCACACACATGGCCGACGACCGGCTGCCCAAGAAGGACATCATCCGACTGTACAGCTGCATCATTGGAAACATGCTCTCT CTGTTCTCCATGGAGTCTCTGGCCAGGGAGGCGTCTATGGGCGTGCTGAAGGACCTCATGCACGGCCTGATCACTCTGATGTTGGACGGCAGAGTGGAGGACATAGAAGACGGACAGCAGCTCATAAGGTCTGTCAACCTGCTGGTCATCAGAGTCCTGGAGAAGTCTGACCAGACCAACATGATCAG cgCTCTGCTGGTTTTGTTACAGGACAGTTTAGTCGCAACCGCTGGTCCCCCCATGTTCTCTGACCTGGTTATGAAG tgtctgtGGAGGATTATCCGCTTCCTCCCAGAGACCATCGACAGCATCAACCTGGACCGAATTCTACTGGACGTCCACAACTTCATGAAGGTTTTCCCCAAAGAGAAACTCAAGCAGCTCAAGAACGACGTCCCCCACAGAACCCTGAAGACCCTGTTACACACACTCTGCAAGCTCACCGGGCccaag ATCCTGGACCACTTATCAATGATCGAGAATCGTAATGAGTCCGAGTTGGAGGCTCATCTGAGGCGGGTGGTTAAACTCCCTGGAAACCTCTCAGGGCACAAGGGTGACCGTGGCAACGAGAAGGGCGGTCTGCGCATG GATGATCGAATGTCAAAGTCAAAGGTCAGTGACATCCTGTCTGAAATCTTCAAGAAGATCGGCTCCAAGGAGAACACTAAAGAG GGTTTGACGGAGTTGTATGAATACAAACAGAAGTACTCGGATGCAGACCTGGAGCCCTTCCTCAAAAACACGTCGCAGTTCTTCCAGAGCTACGTGGAGAGAGGCCTCCGCATGATCGAGTCCGAGAGGGAGGGCAAGGCTCGCATCCAGACCTCTGCAG TGATCCCACAGCACGGTGTGGACTCCAGCCTGAGCAGTAACAATGAAGAGCTGAAACCAGCGGTTTACTACGAGAGACTGAAAATCCTCCGACAGAGACAAGGCCTGGAAAACAACGCCAGg caggGTATCGTAGGAGGTGAGGACGAGCCCCAGCACCGACCTCCCATCTCATCCCTGCTCTCCTCCAAGCCGTCGGTGGCCTCCTCCACCGACATGCTCAACAGCAAGCTGTCTCAGCTCAAAGAGTCCCGAGAGCTGTACCAACaggaacacaacacacactcccactccccgacgcacacacacacccgctcCGCCTCGCCTGCGGCCAACCTGGACGACCTGAAGAAGCGTCTGGAGAGAATAAAGAGCAACCGGCAGTGA